The Picrophilus oshimae DSM 9789 genome includes a window with the following:
- a CDS encoding 2-hydroxyacid dehydrogenase: MKVSVQVNSYYNNEMSKKLLELCRDITGLDAVPGFDDDAEIILFSGRPVPGKKTKFMQSLSAGVNHLDFSKIPDNIIIASNADAYSIPVAETAIGLMLAWARKICISNYNIHNNNYKRLDYKEYVSLYNKSLGILGYGGIGRRTALIAKSFGMNIYAYSRSYKNDGISSYMEPEDIMKKSDFVLISLPLTKETANSINDKMLSLFRGLAIINVGRAGVVDRNSMLNFLRNHNDKYYLTDVWWNEPIINENIPDNVIITPHSAGMSDNIYQPAVAAIENIKNYINGKPKNIVKRSDYI, encoded by the coding sequence ATGAAGGTATCTGTTCAGGTTAACAGTTATTATAATAACGAGATGTCAAAGAAGCTTCTTGAGCTCTGCAGGGATATAACAGGTCTTGATGCTGTTCCTGGCTTTGATGATGATGCCGAGATTATTCTATTCTCCGGAAGGCCTGTTCCAGGCAAAAAGACGAAATTTATGCAGAGTCTATCGGCAGGCGTTAACCATCTTGATTTTTCAAAAATACCTGATAATATAATCATCGCATCAAACGCTGATGCATATTCAATACCTGTTGCAGAAACGGCCATTGGTTTGATGCTTGCATGGGCAAGAAAGATATGCATTTCAAACTATAATATACATAACAATAATTATAAAAGGCTTGATTATAAAGAGTATGTATCGCTTTATAATAAAAGTCTTGGCATACTTGGTTATGGCGGCATAGGCAGAAGAACTGCGTTAATAGCAAAATCTTTTGGCATGAATATATATGCATACTCAAGATCATATAAAAACGATGGCATATCATCTTACATGGAACCAGAAGATATAATGAAAAAATCGGATTTTGTCCTTATATCATTGCCATTGACAAAAGAAACAGCGAATTCAATAAATGACAAAATGCTGTCATTGTTCCGTGGCCTTGCCATAATAAACGTTGGCAGGGCAGGCGTGGTTGATAGAAACAGCATGCTAAATTTTCTAAGGAATCATAATGATAAATATTATTTAACAGATGTGTGGTGGAATGAACCTATAATAAATGAAAATATACCTGATAATGTAATAATAACACCGCACAGTGCAGGAATGTCGGATAACATTTACCAGCCCGCAGTGGCGGCAATAGAGAACATTAAGAACTATATCAATGGCAAACCAAAAAACATAGTGAAGAGATCGGATTATATCTAA
- a CDS encoding MFS transporter: MEKYWKFTIAAFLGVLLFAFDFEIFLASIPGLIVLFKLNLGDVSIINDTAFGVSAVSAFLFGFLADRYGRRLLFMLTVLIYSIGSFFTGLSFSTAMFAASRSFASIGAGSDEPLGFTLTAETAPHEKRGRQMLITSIGFPVGQTLGAAAVYLFEYTGIKITYIFFIGVLPALLILYFRRALPETERFQDYKNAKRAYLEHKNYNEKYPVDMKKAIKNSFSQMFDSDLRKKSAIFAIYTAILSGSATIYLVALPIYFIEVKHIAFLDALSFEFISFGIGIIGYVFAGLTGNRIGRRNVMIIFMILSAVATILIVESTMYYLILAFNVVFIFFLLSQWAAWPFYVNDMFPTRVRATASTYGYAFMWIGNIILPTLLLSLVSVTGWNYAIIYVLFIPLIISAVAVSVLPLDKPNNVLENNAI, from the coding sequence ATGGAAAAATACTGGAAATTCACGATAGCAGCCTTTCTTGGCGTTTTATTGTTTGCCTTCGATTTTGAGATATTCCTGGCAAGCATACCGGGTTTAATTGTTCTTTTTAAATTAAACCTTGGTGATGTTTCAATAATAAATGACACGGCCTTTGGTGTTTCAGCAGTTTCCGCTTTTCTCTTTGGTTTTCTTGCAGATAGATATGGAAGAAGGCTTTTATTCATGCTTACCGTTCTAATATATTCAATAGGATCGTTTTTCACGGGTCTTTCTTTCTCAACAGCAATGTTCGCAGCATCAAGAAGCTTTGCATCAATAGGGGCCGGAAGCGATGAGCCACTTGGATTTACATTAACCGCTGAAACTGCACCACATGAAAAACGTGGAAGGCAGATGTTAATAACATCAATAGGATTTCCCGTTGGTCAGACGCTTGGAGCCGCGGCAGTATACCTTTTCGAATATACCGGAATAAAAATAACTTACATATTCTTTATTGGCGTGCTTCCTGCACTTTTAATATTATACTTTAGAAGGGCCCTGCCAGAAACTGAAAGATTTCAGGATTATAAAAATGCAAAAAGGGCATATCTTGAACATAAAAATTACAATGAAAAGTATCCTGTTGATATGAAAAAGGCAATAAAGAACAGTTTTTCGCAGATGTTTGATTCCGATTTAAGGAAGAAAAGTGCAATATTTGCAATTTACACTGCAATACTTTCAGGAAGCGCAACGATATACCTGGTTGCACTGCCAATATATTTCATAGAGGTTAAGCACATAGCATTTTTGGATGCACTGTCATTTGAATTCATATCATTTGGCATTGGAATAATTGGATACGTATTTGCAGGCCTTACCGGAAACAGAATCGGAAGACGCAATGTTATGATAATATTTATGATACTGAGTGCCGTTGCAACAATACTTATAGTTGAATCAACAATGTACTATCTTATACTTGCATTCAACGTTGTTTTTATCTTCTTTCTGCTAAGCCAGTGGGCGGCATGGCCTTTCTACGTTAATGATATGTTTCCAACAAGGGTAAGGGCAACTGCCAGCACCTATGGCTATGCGTTTATGTGGATAGGAAACATAATATTACCAACATTACTTTTAAGCCTTGTATCAGTAACTGGCTGGAATTATGCAATAATCTATGTGCTCTTTATACCTTTAATAATAAGCGCTGTTGCTGTATCAGTCCTTCCACTGGATAAACCAAATAACGTCCTTGAAAATAATGCCATATAA
- a CDS encoding xanthine dehydrogenase family protein molybdopterin-binding subunit, with the protein MNHNDIVNGRGKYINDIKFDGMLYMSLVRSPYAHAKINRINGGLNSSELKAYYISEEMASSGELGSLGSSSSGTSLFEPVLAIDYVNYMGQPVAAVFGNNEYESEDLLDSVEVDYDPLEAVATIDDAFKKGPIHNGTKNNIVNSSYLGRDFNPEYDVVVEDTLMNNRIVQNPIETRGIVAVPENDNITVYISTQSAHLIKDGICSALKIPKDRLRVIQADTGGAFGLKAVMYPEYIIAVYAAMKYKRPVKWIETRREHLMAAHAGRGIKAHLKLYAKKDGKITGIKGEIIVDAGAYKAGVGESTANFVAFQLTGPYDIKNAYINAISVFTNKAPMGYYRGAGRPEASFFMERMIDLLADKLNMDPARLRLINASDGPFRSPLGLEVKEATRPFLENALKAFNYYQVSKYEHTGISFFVLIPAVSPGETARALIKDNKIKVWLGGNDHGQGHEYLVKSILSDQLGIDPDIISYENGDTSSMESGIGTWGSRSAIAAGSALYALCRKLKDDVYKKYGDYSPELLLRDEHDEYVFAKIDSPINSVNACMVTADVDDLGNIKVKDIYSYFDLGHVMNRENVNNQIYGGSLQGMAQVLSECVRYSEDGQLMTSSIYDAGLLTADKIPRYHNIIVENPSNALNGAKGLGESPAIGVPSALSRAVEMATGKRIRETPVSQEYLIK; encoded by the coding sequence ATGAACCATAATGACATTGTAAATGGCAGGGGAAAATACATTAACGATATAAAATTCGACGGCATGCTATACATGTCTCTTGTTAGAAGTCCATATGCCCATGCAAAGATAAACAGGATAAACGGTGGCTTAAACAGCAGCGAGTTAAAGGCATACTACATATCAGAGGAGATGGCCAGCAGTGGTGAACTTGGCTCACTGGGCTCATCATCCTCAGGAACCTCACTTTTCGAACCTGTCCTTGCAATTGATTATGTTAATTACATGGGACAGCCTGTTGCGGCAGTTTTTGGAAATAATGAATACGAGAGCGAGGACCTTCTTGATTCTGTTGAGGTTGATTACGATCCGCTGGAGGCCGTTGCAACAATAGATGATGCATTTAAAAAAGGTCCAATACATAATGGAACAAAGAATAATATTGTTAACAGCTCATATCTTGGAAGGGATTTTAACCCGGAGTACGACGTTGTCGTTGAGGACACATTAATGAATAACAGGATAGTGCAGAATCCAATAGAAACAAGGGGCATCGTTGCAGTACCGGAGAACGATAATATTACGGTATACATATCAACGCAGTCCGCACATTTAATAAAGGATGGTATATGCTCTGCCCTGAAGATACCAAAGGACAGGCTCAGGGTTATACAGGCCGATACCGGCGGTGCCTTTGGTTTAAAGGCTGTTATGTATCCAGAGTATATAATAGCTGTGTACGCTGCGATGAAGTATAAAAGGCCTGTGAAATGGATAGAGACAAGACGTGAGCATTTAATGGCAGCACATGCCGGCCGCGGCATAAAAGCCCATTTAAAATTATATGCAAAAAAGGACGGTAAAATAACTGGCATAAAGGGCGAGATCATAGTTGATGCCGGTGCTTACAAGGCAGGCGTTGGAGAATCCACAGCAAATTTCGTCGCATTCCAGCTTACCGGGCCCTATGATATAAAAAATGCATATATAAATGCAATATCAGTTTTCACAAACAAGGCACCCATGGGTTACTACCGCGGCGCCGGCAGGCCCGAGGCATCATTTTTTATGGAAAGGATGATCGATCTCCTTGCAGATAAATTAAACATGGATCCCGCAAGGTTAAGACTAATAAATGCAAGTGATGGGCCCTTCAGGTCACCGCTTGGGCTTGAGGTAAAGGAGGCAACCAGGCCGTTCCTTGAAAACGCATTAAAGGCCTTTAATTATTACCAGGTGTCAAAGTACGAGCATACCGGTATATCATTCTTTGTGCTTATACCGGCTGTATCTCCAGGTGAAACGGCAAGGGCACTGATAAAGGATAATAAAATTAAGGTCTGGCTTGGTGGCAATGACCACGGCCAGGGTCATGAATACCTTGTAAAAAGCATACTTTCAGACCAGTTAGGTATTGATCCTGATATAATAAGCTATGAAAATGGCGATACATCCTCCATGGAGTCCGGCATAGGCACCTGGGGAAGCAGGTCAGCCATAGCTGCAGGCTCAGCATTGTACGCCCTATGCAGGAAATTAAAGGACGATGTCTACAAAAAATACGGGGATTACAGTCCGGAGCTACTATTAAGGGATGAGCATGATGAATATGTATTTGCAAAGATAGACTCACCAATAAACTCCGTTAACGCATGCATGGTCACGGCAGATGTTGACGACCTTGGGAATATAAAGGTTAAGGACATATATTCATACTTTGATCTTGGCCATGTAATGAACCGTGAAAACGTTAATAACCAGATCTATGGTGGCTCGCTTCAGGGAATGGCCCAGGTTCTCTCAGAATGCGTAAGATATTCTGAGGACGGTCAGTTAATGACATCATCAATATACGATGCAGGATTACTAACTGCTGATAAGATACCAAGATATCATAATATAATCGTTGAGAATCCATCAAATGCCCTAAACGGTGCCAAGGGCCTTGGAGAATCCCCTGCAATAGGTGTTCCATCAGCGCTTTCAAGGGCAGTTGAAATGGCCACCGGAAAGAGGATACGTGAAACACCGGTTAGCCAGGAATATCTAATTAAATAA
- a CDS encoding dienelactone hydrolase family protein — MKYLAWMSIQKALLTDIWYTAMASDLFSSRYFSSRISKNDIYKTMDFIMSIPPEKQRDNDFRMHRLMEMDENERRSIEKVNELLFVNRPVDLLTEYLKDGVLYLKSRGYKKVGSVGFCFGGGMSINLGCTGTVDVMAIYYGENPEPLEKLKNVNAVIGFYAGEDKRITSKAPDLISELYKYNKEVTVKIYPGTYHAFFNSTRPKIYNDAAARDSWELLVQFFNNHL; from the coding sequence ATGAAATATTTGGCCTGGATGAGCATACAAAAAGCGTTGCTGACAGATATTTGGTACACGGCAATGGCGTCGGATCTATTTTCAAGCAGGTATTTCTCATCAAGGATATCAAAGAATGATATATACAAAACAATGGATTTTATCATGTCAATTCCGCCTGAGAAACAGCGTGACAACGATTTTAGAATGCATAGATTAATGGAAATGGACGAAAATGAAAGAAGATCCATAGAAAAAGTTAATGAATTGCTATTTGTCAACAGGCCTGTGGATCTTCTTACAGAATATTTAAAGGATGGTGTTCTATATTTAAAATCAAGGGGGTATAAAAAAGTTGGCTCTGTTGGATTCTGCTTTGGAGGCGGGATGTCAATAAACCTTGGATGCACCGGAACCGTGGACGTCATGGCAATATACTACGGTGAAAATCCAGAGCCCCTGGAAAAGTTAAAAAACGTTAATGCTGTAATAGGATTCTACGCCGGCGAGGATAAAAGAATAACATCAAAGGCTCCTGATTTAATCTCTGAGCTTTACAAATACAACAAGGAGGTTACAGTAAAAATATATCCCGGGACCTATCATGCCTTCTTCAACAGTACCAGGCCAAAAATATACAATGATGCTGCGGCAAGGGACTCATGGGAGCTTTTAGTCCAGTTTTTTAACAATCATTTATAA
- a CDS encoding metal-dependent hydrolase codes for MEIIWHGHACFSINGRKNVLIDPFLAGNPLSKIKPEDIDADIILLTHGHFDHAGDAVNIAQRLKIPVLAAFELTELLKKDAKTIDINQGGTVDFDDIKIKAVNAIHSSSYNGMYAGNPLGFIVTDERMYYHAGDTQYFSDMELISKYDKPEIVMLPIGGHYTMDVNEALIALDILRPKIAIPMHYNTFPVIKADPQDLKKEASKLGIEVIIPEIEEKINL; via the coding sequence ATGGAGATAATCTGGCACGGACATGCATGCTTTTCAATAAATGGCAGGAAGAATGTCTTAATAGACCCGTTTCTTGCAGGGAACCCGCTTTCAAAAATAAAACCAGAGGATATTGATGCAGATATTATTTTATTAACGCACGGGCACTTCGACCATGCAGGTGATGCTGTTAACATAGCCCAGAGGTTAAAAATTCCTGTTCTGGCCGCATTTGAGCTTACAGAGCTTTTAAAAAAAGACGCAAAAACAATTGATATAAATCAGGGCGGCACCGTGGATTTCGATGATATAAAGATAAAGGCTGTTAATGCAATACACTCATCAAGCTACAATGGTATGTATGCAGGAAATCCACTTGGCTTTATTGTAACTGATGAGAGGATGTATTATCATGCAGGCGATACACAATATTTCTCTGATATGGAACTAATATCAAAATATGACAAACCAGAGATTGTTATGCTTCCAATAGGCGGCCATTATACCATGGACGTTAATGAGGCTTTAATAGCTCTCGATATTTTAAGACCAAAAATAGCCATACCGATGCATTACAATACATTTCCAGTAATAAAAGCAGATCCACAGGATCTAAAAAAGGAGGCTTCAAAACTTGGCATAGAGGTCATTATACCTGAAATAGAGGAAAAGATAAATTTATAA
- a CDS encoding MBL fold metallo-hydrolase, with amino-acid sequence MELYILNDGSYTIDAGAFLGITPKKLWSRYFNDENNRIRISLNVPVLIDDDLSIMIDAGMGSVFDDRFKKIFEPVKNYDLASSLIDLGVNRIDYIILSHMHFDHSGHIFDDGPFKNSRIIVSREEINAYYHVNEFTRGSYIKRRLKKEIIYNKRFNGIHIIKTGGHTAGHRIVWFQLNGEKYIYFGDLVPTPFHLKPAYIPGVDCYPLETLKMKKDLIKMAIDKKMIAIFDHDPEVPMARLSGNVSNPKYEELF; translated from the coding sequence ATGGAGCTTTACATTCTTAATGATGGTTCCTACACAATAGATGCAGGTGCATTCCTTGGTATAACACCAAAAAAGCTGTGGTCGCGGTATTTCAACGATGAGAATAACAGAATAAGGATATCTTTAAACGTTCCTGTATTAATAGACGATGACCTTTCAATAATGATCGATGCAGGAATGGGCAGCGTTTTTGACGACAGGTTTAAAAAAATCTTCGAGCCTGTAAAAAATTATGATCTTGCATCATCACTAATTGATCTTGGGGTTAACAGAATCGATTATATAATATTATCACACATGCACTTTGATCATTCAGGCCATATCTTTGATGATGGACCGTTCAAAAATTCGAGGATTATTGTCAGCAGGGAGGAAATTAATGCATATTACCACGTTAATGAATTCACCAGGGGCAGTTATATAAAAAGGAGATTAAAAAAGGAGATAATATACAATAAAAGGTTTAACGGCATTCATATAATAAAAACCGGTGGCCATACGGCCGGACACAGGATAGTCTGGTTCCAGTTGAATGGTGAGAAATACATATATTTCGGTGATCTTGTTCCTACGCCCTTTCATTTGAAACCTGCATATATACCTGGCGTGGACTGCTATCCCCTTGAAACGTTGAAAATGAAGAAGGATCTTATTAAAATGGCAATTGACAAAAAAATGATTGCCATATTTGACCACGATCCTGAAGTACCCATGGCCAGGCTATCTGGCAACGTTTCAAATCCAAAATATGAGGAACTTTTTTAA
- the tatC gene encoding twin-arginine translocase subunit TatC encodes MENEIFNYLVKYSDEIRYRLIRSLTVFGIFFAIFLMFQIRYISLFNYRFLFIYPDPFHNIGAQFLFIIKDHVLPEDTKLLVIKPTDGVMADFYSCMSLSLIISMPYIAYQLMQFVSPALKNSERELIKSIIIPASLLFAAGAFMGLYFVAPEIFIIFQDFNVGLGASTTLSISSFVSFLFIYVIAFGLSFELPVIMVGLTRFGIVTYEQWAANWRYAVIGAFIFGMIFSPGVTGFTMIILAVPIIALYFAGLYISKRVEKKEKLISITNDY; translated from the coding sequence ATGGAAAACGAGATATTCAATTATCTTGTTAAATACTCCGATGAGATAAGGTACAGGCTTATAAGATCCTTAACAGTCTTTGGTATTTTCTTTGCCATATTTTTAATGTTCCAGATAAGATACATATCTCTATTTAATTACAGGTTTTTATTTATATATCCTGATCCTTTCCATAACATTGGTGCGCAGTTCCTTTTTATAATAAAGGATCATGTGCTTCCAGAGGATACAAAATTGCTTGTTATAAAGCCAACGGACGGTGTTATGGCCGATTTTTATTCCTGCATGTCGCTTTCATTGATTATCTCGATGCCTTATATAGCATACCAGTTAATGCAGTTTGTATCACCGGCATTAAAAAATAGTGAGAGGGAGCTTATAAAATCCATAATAATACCGGCATCGCTTCTGTTTGCAGCAGGTGCTTTTATGGGCCTTTACTTTGTTGCGCCAGAGATATTTATAATATTCCAGGACTTTAATGTCGGCCTTGGGGCATCGACGACATTAAGCATATCAAGCTTCGTCTCCTTTTTATTTATATATGTAATTGCCTTTGGCCTTTCCTTTGAACTGCCCGTAATCATGGTTGGGCTTACAAGATTCGGCATAGTAACATATGAGCAGTGGGCTGCAAACTGGAGGTATGCAGTTATAGGTGCATTTATCTTTGGCATGATATTCTCACCGGGGGTTACTGGATTCACAATGATTATACTTGCAGTGCCAATAATAGCACTTTACTTTGCCGGGCTTTACATATCAAAAAGGGTTGAAAAGAAGGAAAAATTAATTTCCATAACAAATGATTATTAA
- a CDS encoding FAD binding domain-containing protein, with translation MYPSAFEYFAPSSVEEALDLLEKYGEDAKVMAGGQSLIPLLKLRFTTIPYIIDIGHIKDLNYIKHRNDDTEIGAIVKEHKIEYDDEISRRFPVMHDAAMQIADPVVRNMGTIGGDLCHGDPANDMPAVSLSLNAVFNVKSKSSERRINASDFFKDTFVTDLKSNEILLSIDVKNRNSTGAYFKYKRPAGDYSIAAVAVSFNLDNNVLSNVGIGLTSLANIPLKCVDAEEFLENKEYNKENIDKAADIVSKSVDPSDDINGSADFKRRVSGMVFKHAMENAYRRYNHV, from the coding sequence ATGTACCCATCGGCTTTTGAATACTTTGCACCTTCAAGCGTCGAGGAGGCCCTCGATCTGCTTGAAAAGTATGGAGAGGATGCAAAGGTTATGGCTGGTGGCCAGAGTTTAATACCGCTTTTAAAGCTCAGGTTTACCACCATACCTTATATAATAGACATTGGTCATATAAAGGATTTAAACTATATAAAGCATAGAAATGATGATACTGAGATCGGTGCCATTGTTAAAGAGCATAAAATAGAATACGATGATGAGATATCAAGGAGATTTCCCGTAATGCACGATGCGGCCATGCAGATAGCAGATCCAGTTGTCAGAAACATGGGAACCATAGGCGGGGACCTGTGCCATGGGGATCCTGCAAATGATATGCCCGCGGTATCATTATCATTAAATGCAGTATTCAATGTTAAGAGCAAGTCATCAGAAAGAAGGATAAACGCATCTGATTTTTTCAAGGATACCTTTGTAACGGATCTTAAATCCAATGAAATACTGTTATCAATAGATGTAAAAAACAGGAATTCCACAGGGGCATATTTTAAATACAAGAGGCCTGCAGGCGATTATTCCATTGCAGCCGTTGCGGTTTCATTCAATCTGGATAATAATGTATTAAGCAATGTTGGCATAGGCTTAACATCACTTGCAAATATACCATTAAAATGTGTTGATGCCGAGGAGTTCCTTGAGAATAAAGAATATAATAAAGAAAATATAGATAAGGCAGCAGATATTGTATCAAAATCTGTTGACCCATCAGATGATATAAACGGCTCTGCAGATTTTAAGAGAAGGGTCTCAGGCATGGTATTTAAACATGCCATGGAGAATGCATACAGGAGGTATAACCATGTTTAA
- a CDS encoding MBL fold metallo-hydrolase, with the protein MRLLKVPVEIPALRTANIYLNDNFIIDSGMSRYSYDYIKSSINVDDIDFIVISHMHIDHIGGALYFQKENNIDVYIGINELKYIENIDEYIDFYRSLIKDSGAPDAIIEKIISDNIIGKYIDYYREINLKPLNYINGYSIIDTPGHSPGSICIYDSYNERLFSGDHVLERITPNVSMYYGNPLDDYIKSLEKLKNISIRSIYPGHGNVINNVGSRIDEIIEHHNIRLNQIRSLLKHDMTAFEIASGITWHYNFNDMDGNQLGFAIIETVSHLKYLEEKGEIKRSGIYYRFI; encoded by the coding sequence ATGAGGCTTTTAAAGGTTCCAGTTGAAATTCCAGCTTTAAGGACTGCAAATATTTACCTGAATGACAATTTTATTATAGATTCGGGAATGTCAAGATACAGCTATGATTACATAAAATCAAGCATAAATGTTGATGATATAGATTTTATTGTAATAAGCCATATGCATATAGATCATATAGGCGGTGCATTGTACTTCCAGAAGGAAAATAATATCGATGTTTATATAGGCATCAATGAATTAAAATATATAGAAAATATTGATGAATATATTGATTTTTACAGGTCCTTAATAAAAGATTCCGGTGCCCCTGATGCCATTATAGAAAAAATAATTAGTGATAATATAATTGGTAAATACATTGATTACTACAGGGAAATAAATCTAAAGCCATTGAATTATATAAATGGATATTCAATTATAGACACGCCCGGCCATTCCCCGGGATCGATATGCATATACGATTCATACAATGAACGTTTATTCTCAGGTGACCATGTGCTTGAAAGGATAACGCCAAACGTATCCATGTATTATGGAAACCCGCTCGATGATTATATTAAGAGCCTGGAAAAATTAAAAAACATTAGTATAAGATCAATTTACCCGGGCCATGGAAATGTTATAAATAATGTTGGCAGTAGGATAGATGAAATAATAGAACATCATAACATTAGGTTAAATCAGATAAGATCATTATTAAAACATGATATGACGGCCTTTGAAATTGCATCAGGAATAACATGGCATTACAATTTCAATGACATGGATGGAAACCAGCTTGGTTTTGCAATAATCGAGACAGTATCACATTTAAAATACCTTGAGGAAAAAGGTGAAATAAAAAGATCTGGAATATATTATAGATTTATTTAA
- a CDS encoding (2Fe-2S)-binding protein: MFNLKIKVNGRLYEKEVEPRKLLVSFLREDLGLTGTHIGCDTTNCGACTVLMDGLPVKSCTVLAVQANNHNIMTVENSDETLSNLKESFLKNNGLQCGYCTPGMLMTSFYIVNSKIRDDDEIKRNLEGNLCRCTGYDGIIKSIREVSRNEP, from the coding sequence ATGTTTAATCTAAAGATAAAGGTTAACGGCAGGCTTTATGAAAAGGAGGTCGAGCCAAGAAAGCTCCTGGTCTCATTTTTAAGGGAGGATCTTGGTTTAACAGGAACGCATATTGGCTGTGATACAACAAACTGCGGTGCATGCACGGTTCTAATGGACGGCCTTCCTGTAAAATCATGCACAGTGCTTGCTGTTCAGGCAAACAATCATAATATAATGACCGTTGAAAACAGCGATGAAACACTATCAAATCTAAAGGAATCATTTTTAAAGAACAACGGCCTCCAGTGCGGATACTGCACGCCTGGCATGCTCATGACATCATTTTATATTGTTAACTCAAAGATAAGGGACGATGATGAGATAAAAAGAAATCTTGAGGGTAATCTATGCAGGTGCACGGGTTATGATGGAATAATAAAATCAATAAGGGAGGTATCAAGGAATGAACCATAA
- the sfsA gene encoding DNA/RNA nuclease SfsA — protein MSPFIKRGHGFMVLSFENLIDAVIVSRINRFVVKCMVNNEEVYAHLHDPGRLNEIIYPGNKIKLRKTDGKKYNYSVTFGHDGFNYTLNDARFHSMIASQFLRPGFKKEYKYMDSRIDFLLDEYLIEVKSCTLVNSKKAMFPDAVTRRGTHHLNVLLNSIQDGYRPYIMFLIFNERAECFTPNKCRDPEFSRTFCRAVKNGVSSKFLVFYIRGNSIYFDKEISMCVN, from the coding sequence ATGTCGCCATTTATAAAACGCGGGCATGGATTCATGGTTTTAAGTTTTGAAAATCTAATTGACGCTGTAATTGTATCAAGAATAAACCGCTTCGTTGTAAAATGCATGGTAAACAATGAGGAGGTCTATGCGCATTTGCATGATCCGGGAAGGCTTAATGAAATAATATATCCAGGAAATAAAATAAAATTAAGAAAAACTGATGGTAAAAAATATAATTATTCTGTTACCTTTGGCCATGACGGATTTAATTACACATTAAATGATGCAAGGTTTCATTCAATGATAGCATCACAGTTTCTAAGACCGGGCTTCAAAAAGGAGTATAAATACATGGATTCCAGAATAGATTTTCTTCTTGATGAATATCTAATAGAGGTAAAATCCTGCACCCTTGTAAATTCTAAAAAGGCCATGTTTCCTGATGCTGTAACAAGGAGGGGAACACATCATTTAAATGTGCTATTAAATTCGATACAAGATGGTTATAGACCATACATTATGTTTTTGATATTCAACGAGCGTGCGGAATGCTTTACACCAAATAAATGCAGGGATCCTGAATTTTCCAGGACATTTTGCAGGGCAGTTAAAAACGGTGTTTCATCGAAATTCCTGGTTTTTTATATAAGGGGAAATTCTATATATTTTGATAAGGAAATATCAATGTGCGTTAATTAA
- a CDS encoding HPP family protein → MYYKNHEEFIRNKMIPALFVGITIAITIFLLHYFYNLVIPIARFIIFGSFASSAFLLFMEPENKSSKLMTFIRSYIIAGIIGLIVSLLTYYINIYYSVTIVEFILALALVSLRAEHPPAMGIDLVYVIEKLNIYSIIFVVLGALIIASLDKILEKFVYIERRFDKNYK, encoded by the coding sequence ATGTACTATAAAAATCATGAGGAATTTATTAGGAATAAGATGATACCTGCATTGTTTGTTGGAATAACAATTGCCATTACAATATTTCTATTACATTATTTTTACAATCTTGTAATACCGATTGCAAGATTTATCATCTTCGGTTCCTTTGCATCGAGTGCCTTTCTTCTTTTTATGGAGCCGGAGAATAAATCATCAAAATTAATGACATTTATAAGAAGCTATATTATAGCAGGGATTATAGGACTGATAGTTTCCTTGTTAACATATTATATAAATATATATTACAGCGTTACCATTGTTGAATTCATTCTGGCCTTGGCCCTGGTTTCATTACGGGCAGAGCATCCACCTGCAATGGGCATAGATCTTGTCTATGTAATAGAAAAATTAAATATATATTCAATAATTTTTGTTGTTCTTGGGGCATTGATAATAGCATCACTTGATAAAATCCTGGAGAAATTTGTTTATATAGAAAGAAGATTTGATAAAAATTATAAATGA